In the Chlorobium limicola DSM 245 genome, one interval contains:
- a CDS encoding radical SAM protein encodes MKHVFGPVSSKRLGQSLGVDLLPMKSCTWNCVYCQIGRTKHYVTERCEFYPPEEILKEIRDALQAGTHIDWITFVGSGETLLYKDIGYLIEEVKKMTAIPVAVITNGSLFHLEEVRRELLHADAVLPSLNAGSEELYERIDRPASGFTFKQHLDGLIQFRQEYKGKLWVEVMLLNGLNDSDEALNELAAAMKLVAPDMVHLVLPTRPAPEQQVVLPDNERIDRAVVILSTAAPVLHPAKGSMDLSSATDLLEAVTAIVFRHPVQEKELSAALLVRFSGDHERADQTMKELFCSGRFGTKEQAGEIYWIPS; translated from the coding sequence TTGAAACATGTTTTCGGGCCGGTATCGTCCAAACGACTTGGCCAGTCGCTTGGCGTCGATCTGCTGCCCATGAAAAGCTGTACCTGGAATTGCGTTTACTGTCAGATAGGAAGGACGAAGCACTATGTAACCGAACGCTGCGAGTTTTATCCTCCTGAAGAGATACTGAAAGAGATCCGTGACGCCCTTCAGGCAGGTACGCATATAGACTGGATAACCTTTGTCGGATCGGGAGAAACCCTGCTTTATAAAGATATCGGCTACCTGATCGAAGAAGTGAAAAAGATGACCGCAATTCCCGTTGCGGTCATAACCAACGGTTCCCTTTTTCATCTGGAGGAAGTACGCAGGGAACTGCTGCATGCTGATGCAGTGCTTCCCTCGCTGAACGCTGGTTCGGAAGAGCTTTATGAGCGTATAGACCGTCCGGCTTCGGGGTTCACTTTTAAGCAGCATCTCGATGGACTGATTCAGTTCAGACAGGAGTACAAGGGGAAATTGTGGGTTGAAGTCATGCTGCTCAATGGCCTCAACGACTCCGATGAAGCTTTAAATGAACTTGCTGCAGCTATGAAGCTGGTCGCTCCCGATATGGTGCATCTTGTTCTTCCGACACGCCCTGCGCCCGAACAGCAAGTCGTTCTGCCTGACAATGAGCGCATCGATCGTGCCGTAGTGATCCTCTCAACTGCAGCTCCGGTTTTGCATCCGGCAAAAGGCAGTATGGACCTCAGCAGCGCAACAGATCTGCTTGAAGCCGTTACGGCTATCGTTTTCCGTCATCCGGTTCAGGAGAAGGAGTTATCAGCTGCCTTGCTTGTCCGTTTTTCCGGCGATCATGAACGTGCTGATCAGACGATGAAAGAGCTTTTCTGCAGCGGCAGGTTCGGCACAAAGGAACAGGCGGGAGAGATTTACTGGATTCCTTCATAG
- a CDS encoding 6-pyruvoyl trahydropterin synthase family protein, whose protein sequence is MQISRKIEIDYGHTLPNSFSFCNQLHGHRGAIVATVEGPMINRKGEKEEGMVMDFKFLKDIMVRHIHDILDHGFAVWKDDREDLEFIMKRNSRVLVTDEPPTAECLAKWAFNQIKNHLPEGVILKQVRWYETPNNWADYEGIQ, encoded by the coding sequence ATGCAAATATCACGTAAAATCGAGATCGATTACGGTCATACCCTTCCAAACAGCTTTTCATTCTGCAACCAGCTGCATGGACATCGCGGAGCCATTGTTGCCACTGTGGAAGGCCCGATGATAAACCGAAAAGGAGAAAAAGAAGAGGGAATGGTCATGGATTTTAAATTCCTGAAAGACATCATGGTCCGTCACATCCATGATATTCTGGATCATGGCTTTGCAGTCTGGAAGGATGACCGGGAAGACCTGGAATTTATTATGAAGCGCAACTCACGGGTTTTGGTAACCGATGAACCGCCTACCGCCGAATGCCTTGCAAAATGGGCTTTTAATCAAATAAAGAACCATCTGCCAGAAGGGGTTATACTGAAACAGGTACGATGGTATGAAACGCCAAACAATTGGGCGGACTATGAAGGAATCCAGTAA
- a CDS encoding DUF5801 repeats-in-toxin domain-containing protein, which produces MNTYGNTPVATAASVNGKIYVQQENGSKRILKAGDKIYEGDIIVSESGAKAVLRAENGTEKTIEGNQSVQLSAVHFSNAAQPDLFEEQPEQHDKPSPRQIDSLHDQHHGFIRVSRIDETLGEMPYRFVSVKGNYDPSADGRTAEYDAFVDGRATHDPRIAMDPLAIEYVEREEVVRQYTEYAEDEKSNTRPSIGIPENQIVDEDDLDNSQSEGSDPEKETVVVSGSLDVIPAGEPLDTVFNSTSSLPVLFSQGAPVQYEIINDGHTIRAYTDDGRTVFTVVINNPSDSNGEQSYTFTLDDQLDHPDGQGENLLDIPFSFTVQDYNGDAVNGIFTVTVVDDVPVQTSTVVSGQVHEDALTGQSTGNQAGESGKVVSASGFVTGLFTIGADESAVYSLQSITFPDTLTSQGSQLTTSVVGDTLTAVRVSDGQTVFTLQVDAVTGSYTFTLVDQLDHPAGSDSSIPSSDLEQLTIDLSGTLKVTDKDGDWQVSDAGSLVIRVEDDVPVQTSTVVSGQVHEDALTGQSTGNQAGESGKVVSASGFVTGLFTIGADESAVYSLQSITFPDTLTSQGSQLTTSVVGDTLTAVRVSDGQTVFTLQVDAVTGSYTFTLVDQLDHPAGSDSSIPSSDLEQLTIDLSGTLKVTDKDGDWLVSDAGSLVIRVEDDVPVQTSTVVSGQVHEDALTGQSTGNQAGESGKVVSASGFVTGLFTIGADESAVYSLQSITLPDTLTSQGSQLTTSVVGDTLTAVRVSDGQTVFTLQVDAVTGSYTFTLVDQLDHPAGSDSSIPSSDLEQLTIDLSGTLKVTDKDGDWLVSDAGSLVIRVEDDVPVQTSTVVSGQVHEDALTGQSTGNQAGESGKVVSASGFVTGLFTIGADESAVYSLQSITFPDTLTSQGSQLTTSVVGDTLTAVRVSDGQTVFTLQVDAVTGSYTFTLVDQLDHPTGSDSSIPSSDLEQLTIDLSGTLKVTDKDGDWLVSDAGSLVIRVEDDVPVQTSTVVSGQVHEDALTGQSTGNQAGESGKVVSASGFVTGLFTIGADESAVYSLQSITLPDTLTSQGSQLTTSVVGDTLTAVRVSDGQTVFTLQVDAVTGSYTFTLVDQLDHPAGSDSSIPSSDLEQLTIDLSGTLKVTDKDGDWLVSDAGSLVIRVEDDVPVQTSTVVSGQVHEDALTGQSTGNQAGESGKVVSASGFVTGLFTIGADESAVYSLQSITFPDTLTSQGSQLTTSVVGDTLTAVRVSDGQTVFTLQVDAVTGSYTFTLVDQLDHPAGSDSSIPSSDLEQLTIDLSGTLKVTDKDGDWQVSDAGSLVIRVEDDVPVQTSTVVSGQVHEDALTGQSTGNQAGESGKVVSASGFVTGLFTIGADESAVYSLQSITLPDTLTSQGSQLTTSVVGDTLTAVRVSDGQTVFTLQVDAVTGSYTFTLVDQLDHPAGSDSSIPSSDLEQLTIDLSGTLKVTDKDGDWQVSDAGSLVIRVEDDVPVQTSTVVSGQVHEDALTGQSTGNQAGESGKVVSASGFVTGLFTIGADESAVYSLQSITLPDTLTSQGSQLTTSVVGDTLTAVRVSDGQTVFTLQVDAVTGSYTFTLVDQLDHPTGSDSSIPSSDLEQLTIDLSGTLKVTDKDGDWLVSDAGSLVIRVEDDVPVQTSTVVSGQVHEDALTGQSTGNQAGESGKVVSASGFVTGLFTIGADESAVYSLQSITFPDTLTSQGSQLTTSVVGDTLTAVRVSDGQTVFTLQVDAVTGSYTFTLVDQLDHPTGSDSSIPSSDLEQLTIDLSGTLKVTDKDGDWQVSDAGSLVIRVEDDVPVQTSTVVSGQVHEDALTGQSTGNQAGESGKVVSASGFVTGLFTIGADESAVYSLQSITLPDTLTSQGSQLTTSVVGDTLTAVRVSDGQTVFTLQVDAVTGSYTFTLVDQLDHPVGSDSSIPSSDLEQLTIDLSGTLKVTDKDGDWLVSDAGSLVIRVEDDVPVSSGSTTVGYVEEEALDGGNDGDSDVSGIDGDSDGDNAVWSGTLSSLFGVGADDPGRYGLNGTPTGLPVLTSAGETVVYDVTGDRLTAYVDSGSSTGALDGTDRVVFTFEITPIRPTCAAYEFTPVLTQIDHPDAAADNIETLKTIDLSGSVYGYDNDGDRIGLGTVTLVITVQDDVPIPTVVSESFTAKPIDTNLTIILDVSGSMNDVIPNSGGKTRLQFAKEAIASLINQYDALGDVKVQIITFSASAQPIIVSGQVWLDPGTAITQINGLSASGSTNYDDALVDVMTTYNNAGKLSTPQSQNVGYFLSDGVPNTPATSPGINSPEEQQWESFLTTNNINNYAIGVGAGATQATLDPVAYNGETNTERSANVVTQESQLGALLSSTVDPDSISGTLIQSTGADEDGYVKSISIDGTTYTFNPASGGSVTVSGTNRSVFDTTTDRLTITTLKGSKLSVDMNTGEYLYTSPGTTVTVAFTDTFSFSISDADGDVVSSTGSITVNPPSIGNSTNENMSGGPNSDYIMGKGGNDTINGADGDDIIDGGDGVDSLNGGDGNDVIVYDSADATINGGNGIDTLFVKGGSTIDFDPDLGALASIETLKLDVLAKVLDLAASDISSITSGGNTLTILGDATNGVQLSGSWGVGTPVTEEGVTYNVYTSGTATLKVQDGIYLLSVGTGSAESLAGISSGSEDDWLTGLGGNDTLTGGGGNDLLDGGTGNDSLNGGDGNDTLVYDSGDTGTGFINGGIGIDTLLLTGGTDLDFTGTTLSGRIDGIEIINLASDADSNTITNLDTNDVTGISGSSILYIIGGIGDSVSGSGFGSKDAENVSVLLNGKTYTMDMWNNGGVTLYVQDGMATSGL; this is translated from the coding sequence ATGAATACGTACGGCAACACACCGGTCGCGACGGCGGCTTCAGTAAACGGGAAGATTTACGTACAGCAGGAAAATGGGTCAAAACGTATCCTCAAGGCTGGCGACAAGATATATGAAGGGGATATTATTGTTTCCGAGAGTGGGGCTAAAGCCGTGCTCAGGGCAGAAAACGGAACGGAGAAGACCATCGAAGGGAACCAGTCCGTTCAGCTTTCGGCAGTTCATTTCAGTAATGCAGCTCAGCCAGATCTATTCGAAGAGCAGCCAGAGCAACATGATAAACCCTCACCACGACAGATCGACTCTTTACATGACCAGCATCATGGTTTTATTCGTGTTTCACGTATCGATGAAACACTGGGAGAAATGCCTTATCGATTTGTATCGGTCAAAGGGAATTACGATCCGTCAGCAGATGGCAGAACGGCGGAATATGACGCTTTTGTTGACGGGAGAGCAACTCATGATCCCCGTATTGCAATGGATCCGCTGGCGATCGAGTATGTTGAAAGAGAAGAGGTTGTAAGGCAATATACAGAGTATGCAGAAGATGAAAAAAGTAATACAAGGCCCTCAATAGGCATTCCTGAAAATCAGATCGTTGATGAAGATGATCTGGATAATTCGCAGTCGGAGGGAAGCGATCCCGAAAAGGAAACTGTAGTCGTCAGCGGTTCACTTGATGTTATACCGGCAGGAGAGCCTCTCGATACGGTATTCAACTCCACATCGTCGCTTCCTGTTCTTTTTTCACAAGGAGCGCCTGTACAATATGAGATCATCAACGACGGACACACAATCAGGGCCTACACTGATGATGGACGGACGGTATTTACTGTTGTCATCAACAATCCTTCCGACTCCAACGGAGAACAATCCTACACGTTCACTCTCGATGACCAGCTTGACCATCCTGATGGTCAGGGAGAAAACCTGCTTGATATTCCATTTTCATTCACAGTTCAGGATTATAACGGCGATGCTGTAAATGGAATTTTTACTGTGACTGTTGTTGACGACGTACCGGTTCAGACGAGCACGGTTGTCAGCGGTCAGGTTCACGAAGACGCCCTGACGGGTCAGTCGACCGGCAACCAGGCGGGCGAGTCAGGCAAAGTGGTATCTGCCAGCGGTTTTGTGACCGGTCTGTTCACGATAGGCGCAGACGAATCGGCCGTCTACAGTCTGCAGTCGATCACCTTCCCCGATACGCTGACCTCGCAAGGGTCGCAGTTAACGACAAGCGTAGTCGGCGACACGCTGACGGCGGTTCGGGTCAGTGACGGCCAGACGGTGTTCACGCTGCAGGTAGACGCCGTAACGGGCTCCTATACCTTTACGCTGGTCGACCAGCTCGACCATCCGGCCGGCAGCGACAGCTCGATACCCTCAAGCGACCTTGAGCAGCTGACGATCGACCTGTCAGGCACGCTGAAAGTGACGGACAAGGACGGCGACTGGCAGGTATCGGACGCCGGCAGTCTGGTAATCCGCGTAGAAGACGACGTACCGGTTCAGACGAGCACGGTTGTCAGCGGTCAGGTTCACGAAGACGCCCTGACGGGTCAGTCGACCGGCAACCAGGCGGGCGAGTCAGGCAAAGTGGTATCTGCCAGCGGTTTTGTGACCGGTCTGTTCACGATAGGCGCAGACGAATCGGCCGTCTACAGTCTGCAGTCGATCACCTTCCCCGATACGCTGACCTCGCAAGGGTCGCAGTTAACGACAAGCGTAGTCGGCGACACGCTGACGGCGGTTCGGGTCAGTGACGGCCAGACGGTGTTCACGCTGCAGGTAGACGCCGTAACGGGCTCCTATACCTTTACGCTGGTCGACCAGCTCGACCATCCGGCCGGCAGCGACAGCTCGATACCCTCAAGCGACCTTGAGCAGCTGACGATCGACCTGTCAGGCACGCTGAAAGTGACGGACAAGGACGGCGACTGGCTGGTATCGGACGCCGGCAGTCTGGTAATCCGCGTAGAAGACGACGTACCGGTTCAGACGAGCACGGTTGTCAGCGGTCAGGTTCACGAAGACGCCCTGACGGGTCAGTCGACCGGCAACCAGGCGGGCGAGTCAGGCAAAGTGGTATCTGCCAGCGGTTTTGTGACCGGTCTGTTCACGATAGGCGCAGACGAATCGGCCGTCTACAGTCTGCAGTCGATCACCTTACCCGATACGCTGACCTCGCAAGGGTCGCAGTTAACGACAAGCGTAGTCGGCGACACGCTGACGGCGGTTCGGGTCAGTGACGGCCAGACGGTGTTCACGCTGCAGGTAGACGCCGTAACGGGCTCCTATACCTTTACGCTGGTCGACCAGCTCGACCATCCGGCCGGCAGCGACAGCTCGATACCCTCAAGCGACCTTGAGCAGCTGACGATCGACCTGTCAGGCACGCTGAAAGTGACGGACAAGGACGGCGACTGGCTGGTATCGGACGCCGGCAGTCTGGTAATCCGCGTAGAAGACGACGTACCGGTTCAGACGAGCACGGTTGTCAGCGGTCAGGTTCACGAAGACGCCCTGACGGGTCAGTCGACCGGCAACCAGGCGGGCGAGTCAGGCAAAGTGGTATCTGCCAGCGGTTTTGTGACCGGTCTGTTCACGATAGGCGCAGACGAATCGGCCGTCTACAGTCTGCAGTCGATCACCTTCCCCGATACGCTGACCTCGCAAGGGTCGCAGTTAACGACAAGCGTAGTCGGCGACACGCTGACGGCGGTTCGGGTCAGTGACGGCCAGACGGTGTTCACGCTGCAGGTAGACGCCGTAACGGGCTCCTATACCTTTACGCTGGTCGACCAGCTCGACCATCCGACCGGCAGCGACAGCTCGATACCCTCAAGCGACCTTGAGCAGCTGACGATCGACCTGTCAGGCACGCTGAAAGTGACGGACAAGGACGGCGACTGGCTGGTATCGGACGCCGGCAGTCTGGTAATCCGCGTAGAAGACGACGTACCGGTTCAGACGAGCACGGTTGTCAGCGGTCAGGTTCACGAAGACGCCCTGACGGGTCAGTCGACCGGCAACCAGGCGGGCGAGTCAGGCAAAGTGGTATCTGCCAGCGGTTTTGTGACCGGTCTGTTCACGATAGGCGCAGACGAATCGGCCGTCTACAGTCTGCAGTCGATCACCTTACCCGATACGCTGACCTCGCAAGGGTCGCAGTTAACGACAAGCGTAGTCGGCGACACGCTGACGGCGGTTCGGGTCAGTGACGGCCAGACGGTGTTCACGCTGCAGGTAGACGCCGTAACGGGCTCCTATACCTTTACGCTGGTCGACCAGCTCGACCATCCGGCCGGCAGCGACAGCTCGATACCCTCAAGCGACCTTGAGCAGCTGACGATCGACCTGTCAGGCACGCTGAAAGTGACGGACAAGGACGGCGACTGGCTGGTATCGGACGCCGGCAGTCTGGTAATCCGCGTAGAAGACGACGTACCGGTTCAGACGAGCACGGTTGTCAGCGGTCAGGTTCACGAAGACGCCCTGACGGGTCAGTCGACCGGCAACCAGGCGGGCGAGTCAGGCAAAGTGGTATCTGCCAGCGGTTTTGTGACCGGTCTGTTCACGATAGGCGCAGACGAATCGGCCGTCTACAGTCTGCAGTCGATCACCTTCCCCGATACGCTGACCTCGCAAGGGTCGCAGTTAACGACAAGCGTAGTCGGCGACACGCTGACGGCGGTTCGGGTCAGTGACGGCCAGACGGTGTTCACGCTGCAGGTAGACGCCGTAACGGGCTCCTATACCTTTACGCTGGTCGACCAGCTCGACCATCCGGCCGGCAGCGACAGCTCGATACCCTCAAGCGACCTTGAGCAGCTGACGATCGACCTGTCAGGCACGCTGAAAGTGACGGACAAGGACGGCGACTGGCAGGTATCGGACGCCGGCAGTCTGGTAATCCGCGTAGAAGACGACGTACCGGTTCAGACGAGCACGGTTGTCAGCGGTCAGGTTCACGAAGACGCCCTGACGGGTCAGTCGACCGGCAACCAGGCGGGCGAGTCAGGCAAAGTGGTATCTGCCAGCGGTTTTGTGACCGGTCTGTTCACGATAGGCGCAGACGAATCGGCCGTCTACAGTCTGCAGTCGATCACCTTACCCGATACGCTGACCTCGCAAGGGTCGCAGTTAACGACAAGCGTAGTCGGCGACACGCTGACGGCGGTTCGGGTCAGTGACGGCCAGACGGTGTTCACGCTGCAGGTAGACGCCGTAACGGGCTCCTATACCTTTACGCTGGTCGACCAGCTCGACCATCCGGCCGGCAGCGACAGCTCGATACCCTCAAGCGACCTTGAGCAGCTGACGATCGACCTGTCAGGCACGCTGAAAGTGACGGACAAGGACGGCGACTGGCAGGTATCGGACGCCGGCAGTCTGGTAATCCGCGTAGAAGACGACGTACCGGTTCAGACGAGCACGGTTGTCAGCGGTCAGGTTCACGAAGACGCCCTGACGGGTCAGTCGACCGGCAACCAGGCGGGCGAGTCAGGCAAAGTGGTATCTGCCAGCGGTTTTGTGACCGGTCTGTTCACGATAGGCGCAGACGAATCGGCCGTCTACAGTCTGCAGTCGATCACCTTACCCGATACGCTGACCTCGCAAGGGTCGCAGTTAACGACAAGCGTAGTCGGCGACACGCTGACGGCGGTTCGGGTCAGTGACGGCCAGACGGTGTTCACGCTGCAGGTAGACGCCGTAACGGGCTCCTATACCTTTACGCTGGTCGACCAGCTCGACCATCCGACCGGCAGCGACAGCTCGATACCCTCAAGCGACCTTGAGCAGCTGACGATCGACCTGTCAGGCACGCTGAAAGTGACGGACAAGGACGGCGACTGGCTGGTATCGGACGCCGGCAGTCTGGTAATCCGCGTAGAAGACGACGTACCGGTTCAGACGAGCACGGTTGTCAGCGGTCAGGTTCACGAAGACGCCCTGACGGGTCAGTCGACCGGCAACCAGGCGGGCGAGTCAGGCAAAGTGGTATCTGCCAGCGGTTTTGTGACCGGTCTGTTCACGATAGGCGCAGACGAATCGGCCGTCTACAGTCTGCAGTCGATCACCTTCCCCGATACGCTGACCTCGCAAGGGTCGCAGTTAACGACAAGCGTAGTCGGCGACACGCTGACGGCGGTTCGGGTCAGTGACGGCCAGACGGTGTTCACGCTGCAGGTAGACGCCGTAACGGGCTCCTATACCTTTACGCTGGTCGACCAGCTCGACCATCCGACCGGCAGCGACAGCTCGATACCCTCAAGCGACCTTGAGCAGCTGACGATCGACCTGTCAGGCACGCTGAAAGTGACGGACAAGGACGGCGACTGGCAGGTATCGGACGCCGGCAGTCTGGTAATCCGCGTAGAAGACGACGTACCGGTTCAGACGAGCACGGTTGTCAGCGGTCAGGTTCACGAAGACGCCCTGACGGGTCAGTCGACCGGCAACCAGGCGGGCGAGTCAGGCAAAGTGGTATCTGCCAGCGGTTTTGTGACCGGTCTGTTCACGATAGGCGCAGACGAATCGGCCGTCTACAGTCTGCAGTCGATCACCTTACCCGATACGCTGACCTCGCAAGGGTCGCAGTTAACGACAAGCGTAGTCGGCGACACGCTGACGGCGGTTCGGGTCAGTGACGGCCAGACGGTGTTCACGCTGCAGGTAGACGCCGTAACGGGCTCCTATACCTTTACGCTGGTCGACCAGCTCGACCATCCGGTCGGCAGCGACAGCTCGATACCCTCAAGCGACCTTGAGCAGCTGACGATCGACCTGTCAGGCACGCTGAAAGTGACGGACAAGGACGGCGACTGGCTGGTATCGGACGCCGGCAGTCTGGTAATCCGCGTAGAAGACGACGTACCGGTTTCCAGCGGTAGCACGACCGTTGGTTATGTCGAAGAAGAAGCGCTTGATGGCGGCAACGATGGCGACAGTGACGTCTCTGGTATCGATGGAGACAGTGACGGCGACAATGCGGTATGGTCGGGTACCCTGAGCAGCCTGTTCGGAGTCGGCGCGGATGATCCTGGTCGATACGGGTTGAACGGCACGCCGACGGGACTTCCTGTTCTGACGTCTGCCGGCGAGACGGTTGTGTATGATGTGACGGGCGACAGGTTGACGGCGTACGTCGACAGCGGCTCCTCGACGGGTGCGCTGGACGGTACAGACCGGGTTGTGTTCACGTTCGAGATCACCCCGATACGACCGACGTGTGCTGCGTACGAGTTCACGCCTGTGTTGACCCAGATCGATCACCCGGACGCAGCAGCAGACAACATCGAGACGCTCAAGACGATCGATCTGTCAGGATCGGTGTACGGTTATGACAACGATGGCGACAGGATAGGTCTTGGCACGGTAACGCTGGTGATCACGGTTCAGGATGACGTACCGATCCCAACCGTTGTAAGCGAATCCTTTACAGCCAAACCGATCGATACGAATCTTACCATCATCCTTGATGTTTCGGGAAGTATGAATGATGTGATTCCGAACAGCGGAGGCAAAACACGCCTGCAGTTCGCCAAGGAGGCTATCGCATCGCTGATAAATCAGTACGATGCTCTCGGTGATGTCAAGGTACAGATCATTACCTTCTCCGCTTCGGCTCAGCCGATAATTGTGAGTGGCCAGGTTTGGCTCGATCCTGGAACGGCGATAACTCAAATAAATGGGCTGTCGGCATCCGGTTCAACGAATTACGATGATGCTCTTGTCGATGTGATGACTACATACAACAATGCAGGCAAGCTTTCGACACCGCAGTCGCAGAATGTCGGTTATTTCCTTTCGGATGGCGTGCCTAACACCCCAGCGACTTCACCAGGGATCAACAGTCCCGAGGAGCAGCAATGGGAATCATTCCTGACAACAAACAATATCAACAACTATGCTATAGGAGTTGGTGCAGGAGCTACCCAGGCAACTCTTGATCCTGTGGCGTATAATGGAGAAACCAATACAGAGCGTTCGGCGAATGTTGTTACCCAGGAATCCCAGCTTGGAGCACTACTGTCAAGTACGGTCGATCCGGATTCCATTTCAGGAACATTGATCCAGTCAACAGGCGCAGATGAAGATGGATATGTCAAGTCCATATCGATAGATGGTACAACATATACTTTCAATCCCGCTTCCGGTGGCTCTGTAACCGTTTCAGGAACGAACAGAAGCGTTTTCGATACGACGACAGATCGGTTGACAATTACAACGCTGAAAGGGTCAAAATTGTCCGTTGATATGAATACCGGAGAATACCTCTATACGTCACCTGGGACGACGGTTACAGTGGCATTTACAGACACCTTCAGCTTCTCGATCAGTGATGCGGATGGCGATGTGGTTTCTTCAACCGGTTCGATTACCGTGAATCCTCCTTCAATCGGAAATTCAACCAACGAGAATATGTCTGGAGGTCCAAACTCTGATTATATCATGGGCAAAGGAGGAAACGACACTATAAATGGCGCAGATGGCGATGATATCATTGACGGTGGAGATGGCGTTGATTCACTCAATGGCGGTGACGGGAATGATGTCATCGTGTATGATTCTGCCGATGCAACCATTAACGGCGGAAACGGTATCGATACACTGTTCGTAAAGGGAGGATCCACTATCGACTTTGACCCTGATCTTGGCGCTCTTGCAAGCATCGAGACCTTAAAGCTCGATGTTCTTGCCAAGGTGCTGGATCTTGCGGCATCAGATATCTCTTCAATCACTTCGGGTGGCAATACGTTGACAATTCTGGGAGATGCGACCAACGGGGTGCAGCTGAGCGGCTCCTGGGGAGTCGGCACTCCGGTTACTGAAGAAGGCGTAACCTATAACGTGTACACAAGCGGTACGGCTACCCTGAAAGTTCAGGACGGGATCTATCTGCTGAGCGTTGGTACGGGATCGGCAGAATCACTTGCCGGAATAAGCAGCGGATCCGAGGATGATTGGCTGACCGGACTTGGCGGAAACGATACGCTGACTGGCGGAGGAGGTAACGATCTTCTCGATGGAGGCACAGGTAACGACAGCCTTAACGGTGGCGATGGCAACGATACGCTTGTTTACGATAGCGGGGATACGGGTACAGGATTCATAAACGGAGGTATCGGAATCGATACACTGTTGCTGACCGGCGGGACAGATCTTGATTTCACTGGTACAACTCTGTCTGGCAGAATAGACGGCATCGAGATCATCAATCTTGCTTCCGATGCCGACAGCAATACGATTACAAATCTCGATACTAATGATGTTACAGGTATTTCGGGCTCTTCAATTCTCTACATTATCGGAGGTATTGGCGATAGTGTATCCGGGAGCGGTTTCGGATCAAAAGATGCAGAAAATGTATCAGTCCTGCTGAACGGCAAGACCTATACGATGGATATGTGGAATAACGGTGGAGTAACGCTTTATGTCCAGGACGGTATGGCAACCAGCGGGTTGTGA